A single window of Actinomycetota bacterium DNA harbors:
- a CDS encoding chromosome partitioning protein, whose amino-acid sequence MSILAFGSAKASPGVTTSLLAMAAVWPADRSLLLVEADPDGGVLSARCGLAAEPGLSTLAVAGRRSMPLGELARHVQRLPGGDVDVLVGPPSAEQSRRALELGAGPLAVALRELPGTDVLVDLGRLTPAATTWPLVDAADRVVLVARPRLEELQMLPARLRALTGAGVAPSLVLVGERPYSPAEVTTALDVDVLAVLADDPRAAAALTGEPGVAGLRRSLLLRSAQDAVAALLAACSGGHDDGEVRAPEREEAEVVT is encoded by the coding sequence ATGAGCATCCTCGCCTTCGGCTCCGCCAAAGCGTCACCCGGTGTGACGACGTCGCTCCTCGCGATGGCGGCCGTCTGGCCCGCGGACCGCTCGCTGCTCCTCGTCGAGGCAGACCCCGACGGGGGCGTGCTCAGTGCGCGGTGCGGCTTGGCGGCGGAGCCTGGCCTGTCGACGCTCGCCGTGGCAGGACGGCGGTCGATGCCCCTGGGTGAGCTCGCCCGCCACGTCCAGCGGCTGCCCGGCGGCGACGTCGACGTCCTCGTCGGACCTCCATCGGCCGAGCAGTCACGCCGGGCGCTCGAGCTGGGCGCGGGGCCGCTCGCCGTCGCTCTGCGGGAGCTGCCCGGTACCGACGTGCTGGTGGACCTGGGCCGGTTGACGCCGGCGGCGACGACCTGGCCCCTCGTCGACGCCGCGGACCGTGTGGTCCTCGTGGCGCGTCCCCGTCTGGAGGAGCTCCAGATGCTCCCCGCGAGGTTGCGCGCGCTGACCGGTGCCGGAGTCGCCCCATCGTTGGTGCTCGTGGGTGAACGCCCCTACTCCCCCGCGGAGGTCACCACGGCGCTCGACGTGGACGTGCTCGCGGTGCTTGCCGACGACCCGCGCGCGGCGGCCGCCCTCACAGGCGAGCCGGGAGTGGCCGGACTGCGCCGCTCCCTCCTGCTGCGCAGTGCCCAGGACGCCGTCGCCGCGCTGCTCGCCGCATGCTCAGGCGGCCACGACGACGGCGAGGTGCGGGCGCCCGAGAGGGAGGAAGCGGAGGTGGTCACGTGA
- the tadA gene encoding Flp pilus assembly complex ATPase component TadA produces the protein MLRRPRRRRGAGAREGGSGGGHVNPGERALLVSSIAGGVADQLAAEDGAAEQGGRAPKLPEDERMYAQALIRERLEADAGRRLRVGEVSLSTSDEELVAREAFDRLYGLGRLQRYLDDPSVTDIHVQGCDVVWLKLLDGSWSRGASVADSDDELVELLRTAAARVGRTERRFDSSEPELNLQLTDGSRLFAVMAVSARPCVSIRKHQFDIAHLDDLELRGTLSAPLVAFLRAAVEARRSIVIGGGVGCGKTTLMRALINVIPQQERLVTIEDALELGVDRFVELHPNLVTFESREPNIEGEGGISLEQLVRMALRMDPDRVFVGEVRGAEVLPMLLAMSQGQDGSMCTIHANTARGVFRRLQMYAMLPPHRLAPEDTAVLIANAVDFVVHLDKRRIGNDPTERFVTSVLEVSDAEGREVVANEVFRPGPDGRAVPTGMVRDETLAALEDAGLRPGIVSGNGRGGW, from the coding sequence ATGCTCAGGCGGCCACGACGACGGCGAGGTGCGGGCGCCCGAGAGGGAGGAAGCGGAGGTGGTCACGTGAACCCAGGCGAGCGCGCGCTGCTCGTGTCCTCGATCGCCGGTGGTGTTGCCGACCAGCTCGCTGCCGAGGACGGCGCCGCGGAACAGGGCGGTCGCGCCCCGAAGCTGCCGGAAGACGAGCGGATGTACGCGCAGGCGCTGATCCGCGAACGACTCGAGGCCGACGCGGGTCGGCGGCTCCGGGTGGGCGAGGTGTCGCTGAGCACCAGCGATGAGGAGCTGGTCGCTCGCGAAGCGTTCGACCGCCTCTACGGGCTCGGTCGTCTCCAGCGCTACCTCGACGACCCGAGCGTCACCGACATCCACGTCCAGGGCTGTGACGTCGTGTGGTTGAAGCTCCTGGACGGATCGTGGTCGCGCGGCGCGTCGGTTGCGGACAGCGACGACGAACTCGTGGAGCTACTGCGAACGGCAGCCGCGCGCGTGGGCCGCACCGAGCGGCGCTTCGACTCGAGCGAGCCGGAACTCAACCTCCAACTCACCGACGGGTCGAGGTTGTTCGCGGTCATGGCGGTGTCCGCGCGGCCCTGTGTGTCGATCCGCAAGCACCAGTTCGACATCGCGCACCTCGATGACCTGGAGCTGCGCGGCACCCTGAGTGCCCCACTCGTCGCGTTCCTGCGCGCGGCAGTGGAGGCGCGCCGCAGCATCGTCATCGGTGGAGGTGTCGGGTGCGGCAAGACCACGTTGATGCGCGCGCTCATCAACGTGATACCTCAGCAGGAGCGCCTAGTGACCATCGAGGACGCGCTCGAACTCGGCGTGGATCGCTTCGTCGAGCTCCACCCCAACCTCGTCACTTTCGAATCGCGCGAGCCCAACATCGAGGGCGAGGGAGGCATCTCGCTCGAGCAGCTCGTGCGCATGGCGCTGCGGATGGACCCCGACCGGGTGTTCGTCGGCGAGGTCCGGGGAGCCGAGGTTCTCCCGATGCTCCTCGCGATGAGCCAGGGGCAGGACGGTTCGATGTGCACGATCCACGCCAACACCGCCAGAGGCGTGTTCCGGCGGTTGCAGATGTACGCGATGCTCCCGCCCCACCGCCTGGCTCCCGAGGACACGGCGGTGCTGATCGCCAACGCCGTCGACTTCGTGGTGCACCTCGACAAGCGCCGGATCGGCAACGACCCCACCGAGCGGTTCGTGACGTCGGTGCTCGAGGTCAGCGACGCCGAGGGCCGCGAGGTCGTCGCCAACGAGGTCTTCCGCCCCGGACCGGACGGGCGCGCCGTCCCGACAGGGATGGTGCGTGACGAGACGCTCGCGGCGCTCGAGGACGCCGGCCTGCGTCCCGGGATCGTCTCCGGCAACGGCCGAGGAGGCTGGTAG